The Solanum lycopersicum chromosome 2, SLM_r2.1 DNA window GAGGGAAAAGATCGTATTTGAGGATATTGCAAGTCTATTATGTTGGCATTCTTTGTCGTTACTTAGAAAAGTTGTGATGGCAAGGATGGACTTGTTGAAATAGAAATCTTTGGTAAATTACATCCTATCAATCAGGCTTTTGAAGAATGGATGTTTGCTTGATGGTTTTAAGTAAAGGATACATATAACTGTACTATCTATCAATTTATGCCTACAAAAGAGTGTCAGAGAAATCTTCCCCCAACCTTATGGCTACTCCAGGTTGTGTGCATCTATGTTCTTGTGATGTTATGTTATACAGGGCGTCCTTTTGCTCATTTTGTGTTTATTTATCAttgcatatttatatatttctctTATTATGCTTGGAATGTACAACTTATGTTTTCATTTAAGAATAGCCGAGGTAGTAAGTCACTCATCTAAGAATTGCTGACATGTGTTTTATTCACTTTCATGTCTTGTAGCTCTGGATCCTAACTTGAAGTCTACGCTGGATAAGGTTGTCACATCACAAAAAATCGTGTTGTTCATGAAGGGGACCAAGGAATTTCCTCAATGCGGATTCTCAAATACAGTGGTTCAGATATTAAAAGCACTAAATGCACCCTTCGAGACACTAAATATCCTTGAAAATGAAGCACTTCGTCAAGGATTGAAGGAGTATTCCAGTTGGCCAACCTTTCCACAACTCTACATTGATGGAGAGTTCTTTGGTGGCTGTGACATTGTTGTAGGTAGGTATACAAATTGATACTTCAATATGCATCAGAACTTTTGAATTATTTGCACCCCTCGACTCTTTATGTGTACCTGCTACCTCCCACCAACACAGTTACAAGTAACTTTGCCCATCAAAGTTGAGGTAGATGGGAAGAGATCATCTAGTGTCTTTTGTGTTTGCCTGGATTCTAATCTTGGTCCCTAAGAACagttttttgtgtttttaggTTATGTTACCAAACTGGAAGGTGTAGTACATGGTTTATACTTCCTTAGTTGTTTACTATGTTGATGAACTACTGTCAAGTTGAAGTTTTGTTCTTAATATGGTGAATCATCATAACTCTTGAAATTGGGGATTGAGCACTTTGTTGCTGAGAAGAACTGGTATAACTACCATAAATAACTTGGACAGAATGTAGAATTCTCTGTACTCAGTAGTCAATTCAACCTCCTACACCACATAGTTCACCTTGTCGATCATATCTTCTCTTCCCCAAACACGCAACTGCTAAGCTGATCCTTTTTTCCATTCGTTCACATCCTTTGAAGTCTTTAACTGGTTTTTTTAATACCAAGAAATCTGTCTGGATCCTGCCCTTTGGACCAACTGCGGCCTTTGAAAAATGGGGATAGTGGGCCAACCTTAAAATGGCttctcttttcaatttttttttaaaaatgtgatgGGTAAGAAAATCTTTGCTACCTCTTGAGTCTTGCATCTAGATTGCTAACCCTATTGTACTTTTATCAAATTGCTCTCTTATTGCCAAGTTCCTCAATGTAAGGTCCCTAATTAGTAATATCTATAAGTTGACTCTATATGAGAACACAACAAAGGGATTGTATCCCAAATGTTCCCTAACTGCCTTTCTAATTAGGAAGGTTTTCCATATGGATGGGCATTCAAGAATTGTCTAGATATGACCTGATTCATTGCAGACATCCAAAGAAAACATATTCTAGATATCTTTGGCTGCCTCATAGTGTAGAAAAAGCTGTTTACTGATTTTGCTCATGGAATGCACATGTAGTTGCCGCTGCTCCACATATTCGCCCTTTTGTTGTTTGATAATCTTGAGTTATTACAAGTTCCATACTATTGTCCACCCAAAGAAGGCTACTTTTATGGCAGATTTTGTCTTCCGGATGAACTTCCACGGAGGTTCAACATTTACCGTCCTGCCTCAATAGTGTACACCGATTAAATGGAAAAGGATTTCACTGGGAAAGACTACCTTTTCCTTCTGTCAAGATCAGTCTGTTAGGTTCCGAGTTTATGACTTAGATCagtgacaagtaaaagtgaaaaTCTATTTTTGGAATAGTGGACAAGTAATAGTGAAAATCTATTTTGGAATAGTGGACAAATAATAGTGAACAgagtacttttttttatttttacatagtTACATTGAGTTCACACCTTCCAGTTATAGTTATCCTCGTTGAAAATGTAAATGActttgtttggcacttgttgcTAGATAGTAGATTGTTACTCCTTGGATCAAATGATCAGTTCACACGGGTTTAAGCTACTCGTAGAAaagttaatagaaaaaatatgtaTCATGAACAAGACTTTATATTTTACACCATCTGTTTCAATGTATGTGAAACTCTTTCCATTTTGGGGATATTCTAAAATGTTTGACATGCTTCCTCctatattattactttatacaTCTTTTGTGAATCTTAATTCATTTAACTATTCAAATCTTAAACTTTGATGTGATCCATACTAAAATTTCAAACACAATTACTGTTATTATACCTAAGTTAAAGCAACATCCTGAACTCCGTATCTAGTACTGTCTATTCAAGCTTGCAACCAGATGCTAGACAAGACATGAACTTCACACCTCTTGCTGTGTCTAGATTAAGTTTTTTGGAATTTACTTCAGCCTTCATCTCTTCATCTCGAAGACAATTTTGAGCACTGAATGCAATTGCTGTCATCATGGTTCGtgccaagttttgattcatactGAATGGAGACTAACAAGTTGCATTGTTTTATTATTACAGAAGCATACAAGAGCGGAGAGTTGCAAGAATTGCTAGAAAGGACATTGTGCTCCTGATGGATTCAGATGTAATAAGCCCATTATTAAATTGTATGGACTATCAGGTGTCTGTTGTTCTTACTGCagatgatgaaaatattttactatgttTATTTCCTCTTCAAGGACTGAACTTTAAGATATGAATACATCTTGGAAGATGTGGTTTTCAATTGCATCTACTTAGTAATCATTGCAGAGTGTGCAGGAGAGGCGTAGTATGTGATACTTTTAGGGCATAATTTGACAGGTAAAAAATGGAATCATTGATGTAACGGTAAAATTGTCTTTGTCTGACCTGTAGTCACAGGTTTGAGTCGTGGAATCAGACCACTGATGCTTGGTTATGGTAGAATGCTTACACTACACTCCATCCCTTCCCCCCGGACTCAGCATTGATGCAGTTGGTAGATACAAACATTTCTTATTTTAGAACTTCcaaatcttgatttttttttttttggatttgatTGAGTAGGGCTGTTGCTTTTGCACGTTTCTTGGCTTAATAGAGCGTCAACTCCAATTACAAGCTCTTCAACAGAAAAGGGAAAATAACagaataattcaaaattacGAACTTTATCTACTAAATCCTCACTGAGAAGTCATAGCTACATGTCCAAACCCAAGTAAAAATTAAACGTTGCTTCAGGAAAAAATATCTGCATGgccaaaatataaaacatagcTAACATAAACAGTTAGGCAAAACTGAGAATTTGTTTGAAGATGTTCGTATGAATGTAGAATTCCAAGTGATAAGATATCTCCACTGTCTCAACACTAGATGTTCAAATCAATAACAGAAAGAGACCGTGGATAATAGTGTTAATTAAGTAGAGTTTTTTGGTCAAATACATCTTTTAACTATACTCCAAACTTAAACGACAtccttaaaatattatttttagcaaaaaaacaTCCTTTAACTATACCTAagcttaaactacatccttaaagtatcatttttagCATAAAACATTCTTTAAGTATTTGTAAGTGAACAACTTTCATCTTTTTgttagatattgtcaaaaaactAAGGGATCTTATGAAAACATGAGTAGTTAACGTGACTATCAACAAAAGTTATTATgcataatttcattactttctacaagaagttcttgaaaaaaaaatagacactGTTGCTTATTGCAACAAAAAATGATTGGAAGGTGTGAGCGTACATAATTTGTCTTTTTCATAATAGAAAAAAGTTggagattaattattttgaactatacctgaaacatatttaaattaataatattttcaattaaaattataagaaaatgaatgaaaaaaagggtcaaattaaaagattttgcaTAATTCTTAACTCAATTAAGAAAAAGTTCACGATAATATTCTTGGCATATCTAAGAATAACAATTAGAAGGGACGACTTATTCAAGTAAAAGGATGAAAGTTGTTTACTGACAAATACTTAAAGAATGTTATATGCTAAAAATGATACTTAAGAATATAGTTTAAATTTGGATATAATTAAAGAATGTTTTCTGCTAAAAATGATacttaaataactaaaaagagATTTTTGGGAAGCATCAACTCAACAGTCGTAACCAAGAATGGAACAACACATTGCTGTTTACAAAAGTGATATGACGAAGATGGTGTTGAACACAACATTTTTCTTTGGATTGACAAATGACAACAGAACTCAAAGCCTAAAGTTTCAGAATATCACACTCAGAATATATTAAGATTTTAAGTTGTAGATCAACATCATCCGGTTCTATGGTGTAGTGGTTAGCACTCTGGACTTTGAATCCAGCGACCTGGGTTCGACTCCCGGTAGGAcctgtttttatttttcagcctaatagctagagtttgatttaattgtactccATAGCAAACTTTACCTAAAgtttatacaattgcagtgaaatacaattttcactagctttatacaacaaaagtgtatattttgtttctgtttttgtaagcgagagaaaaacatatatcttcttgccatacacttataattatgcaatatatatacattttaattcgattcaactgtatgcaaagcaaattttataaaagtattgcagcgaaataggcagcgaattatacaattgttcgTTATACAAtcgcagtgaaataggatagcgaattatacaattgtatatgtatagcaaattatacaattttatatttgctatggagcacaattatgcaaactttactatcgcatacaaatataaattttttgtttgctatatgtgaaagttgtccatcaatgaatatatataaCAGAAAGCATAAAGATGTAGTAATTAAAAAGAACCGAATTGAATATTAGAATGAAATAGATGATCCAACTGAAGCAAAATTGATAACAAAGATTCGTATGGTCAACTCCGACTACTACTCTAGAATGTGGCACAGCTTACCAATATTGTaggtaattataaatttttttggcataGCTGATAGTACCAATATTGTTGGTAACTATATATTCAGTAAAGTTTTTAAGAACTGTCAGGCCATTTGGAATACAACAACATTCCACCATGCATTCCACAAATCATCAGCTCAATGAGTGCAAATCGATTGAAAACAATAGCTGAATGGCAATACAAAATCAGCCTAACTAGGAGATATCTCCCAATGAATGTAGCTAGCAACATATATCTATATTAATGGAATGGTAAGCACAGGTTTTTTCCTCGTACTGCAGAAAGAGTGTAGCTGATTGTCATCAAATGTCCCAAAACCAGAAAGATGGATGCCATATGCTTCCATTCT harbors:
- the LOC101244248 gene encoding glutaredoxin, whose protein sequence is MSLGISLQWQLPSVIRSTTTSAAQRTTDVFLSFPTVHSGRALQSSAIPSSSIATGKRDGRLRSLRCLSALDPNLKSTLDKVVTSQKIVLFMKGTKEFPQCGFSNTVVQILKALNAPFETLNILENEALRQGLKEYSSWPTFPQLYIDGEFFGGCDIVVEAYKSGELQELLERTLCS